The Syntrophorhabdaceae bacterium genome includes the window CATGGAATTAGAGAACCAGCAGGAAGAATACTTTAAGAAAATCCGTAACCTCCTCTCCGTAACCCGCCCCTCCCCGGTGGGTTTGCCCGATCAGCTCGCTGCTACCATGAACCTTCAGTGGCACCGGGGCACGAAATGGGGCGTAGAGCACGCAAAGCTCTTCTATGAAGAGGTGAAAGAAAAAGTTGACAAAGGTGAAGCGGTCTGCAAGGACGAGAAAGTCAGACTCATGTGGATCGGGCGCGGGCTCTGGCATAATACGGCTTTCTACCGGTACTTTGAAGAAAAGTATGGCGCGGTCTTCACCAACTCCATGTATCTCTCCATCGCCGCTGACGGCTACATACGTGACTACCGTACAGATCCGATGAGAGCCCTTGCAAGCCGCCATCTGTATATGGGATACTGGCTGCGCGATCCTCAGTGGCAATTAAACGAGGCCAAACGATACGGGGTGAACGGCGCTGTAATGATCGTTGCCAGCAATTGCATCGATTCCGTGGGCAACATGTTTATCAAGATGGTCCTCGAACAGGGAGGCATTCCGGTGTTACCCATCTACGCCGACGTTGTCGATGCGAGAGAGTGGGATGACGAGGGTATCAAGGCTCAAGTCTCTCAGTTCATCGAGCAAAGATGCATGGCCAGATAGGACCGTGGGTTAAAAACATTGCGTCACGTGCCACATCAAATCAAGGAAAGTGAGGTAACAGTATGCTCAGTAAGTACAGAGTATTAGATCTCACCGATGAAAAAGGTTTCCTGTGCGGCAAGATAATGGGCGATCTGGGCGCTGATGTGATCAAGATCGAAAAACCCGGAGGGGACAATTCCCGGCGGATCGGCCCCTTTTTTCATAATACGGTTGATCCCGAGCGGGGCCTTAACTGGTTTGCCCTCAATGCGAGCAAGCGGGGCATCACGCTTAATCTTGAAGACGCCAGGGGGAAAGAGATATTCATGAAGCTTGCCGACACCGCGGATGTAGTCATCGAGTCCTTCAGTGCCGGCTATCTCGATGAACTGGGCGTAGGTTATGAAGCTCTGCACGCGCGTAATCCCAAAGTGATCATGACATCGATTACCCCCTTCGGACAATCAGGTCCCTACAAAAACCGCAAGGCCTCTGATATTACCCTTCTCGCCATGAGCGGGTTCTTAAGCATCAACGGAGACAGCGACAGGCCACCGCTTCGGATGTGTCTTGATCAGTCCTATTATCTGGCAAGCGCACACGCCGCGGCGGGCACGCTTCTCGCCATTCACTGCCGATATGCATCCGGCAAAGGACAGCACGTTGACGCCTCCATCTATGAAATAGCAGTACGCGCCAACTACCGGGAGCCCTTCCGATGGGAGTGGGAAAAAGCAAAAACGCCTCGCATGGGTAACCGTTTCGCCAGAGGCGGAAAGGGCTTCAAACAGCTCTGGCCATCCAAGGACGGCTACGTCACGTGGCTCATCATGATGGAGAACCCGAAGCCCGTCCGTGGCTGGGTGGAATGGATGAAGGAGGAGGGCACGGCGGGTAGGTGGGCCGATATAAACTGGGACGGACTCACCTCATTCGTTGGTTGGAGCGATGAGGACGTACAGGCGATCCAGGATTCCATAGCCGCGTTTATCGCGACTCACACGACGAGCGAGCTCGCAGCCGGCTCCATGAAGCGAGGCCTTTTGCTTTCACCGGTAAACTCCGTGGATCTGGTGGCACAGGACGAACAGCTCACTGCGCGAGGGTTCTGGAAACAAGTGGCCCATCCTGAGCTGAAGACTTCTTTCGCGTACCCGCGATTTACCTAC containing:
- a CDS encoding 2-hydroxyacyl-CoA dehydratase family protein translates to MSEPKNINEGHRAGAYGSVKQLKVAAISAKYQKDWFKSIQERLAKGEPFCLANADAPHEIFLAMDDIPVVMTQWWSAIIAAKQMAGYYFDEMNAKGYPRNLCRYCALPLACAMDHNPERAPWGGLPNPSILLAQLSCDIQTKIFERLAGEYNCKFFPMEYPAPAPSYPRWWETLETRWEEIVGTRALDLRVEELKALIRYLEVTTGRVFNYKNFVEIMELENQQEEYFKKIRNLLSVTRPSPVGLPDQLAATMNLQWHRGTKWGVEHAKLFYEEVKEKVDKGEAVCKDEKVRLMWIGRGLWHNTAFYRYFEEKYGAVFTNSMYLSIAADGYIRDYRTDPMRALASRHLYMGYWLRDPQWQLNEAKRYGVNGAVMIVASNCIDSVGNMFIKMVLEQGGIPVLPIYADVVDAREWDDEGIKAQVSQFIEQRCMAR
- a CDS encoding CoA transferase, whose translation is MLSKYRVLDLTDEKGFLCGKIMGDLGADVIKIEKPGGDNSRRIGPFFHNTVDPERGLNWFALNASKRGITLNLEDARGKEIFMKLADTADVVIESFSAGYLDELGVGYEALHARNPKVIMTSITPFGQSGPYKNRKASDITLLAMSGFLSINGDSDRPPLRMCLDQSYYLASAHAAAGTLLAIHCRYASGKGQHVDASIYEIAVRANYREPFRWEWEKAKTPRMGNRFARGGKGFKQLWPSKDGYVTWLIMMENPKPVRGWVEWMKEEGTAGRWADINWDGLTSFVGWSDEDVQAIQDSIAAFIATHTTSELAAGSMKRGLLLSPVNSVDLVAQDEQLTARGFWKQVAHPELKTSFAYPRFTYLTSEDANEVRFRAPLIGEHNAEIYGKELGLSEQDMASLTKQGVL